CCACCCTGGTGCAGCGACTCGACACGTCGCGCACAGCGCCGGACCCGGCGCTGTGCGTCTACAACCCAAACACCGCCGGCCCCAGTGCCGTGCGCGCGGAGATCTATGCTGACCCGGCGTCCTCGTTCGTTCTGCAAGACGAAAGGGGGAACGAGATCCCGATCTACCTCCAGGCCGAGGCCGGCGAGGTGCTGTTTGCCGCCGAGCTGCCACCGGATGAGATTCGGCCGCACGTGTTGGCGATTCAGACACGCGAGTTTCTCGGCTTCTTCATCAATGACGCGGCCTTTCAGCGCCAAGGCGACCGCCTCTCGGTCGTTCTCACCATGGATCGAGCCCTGCGCGGCCGACTCGACGTGCCCGCTCTGCGCCAGCAGTGGCTGGCAATGCTCGATGATCCGACGCTCCGCATCATTTCCGCTCGGGCGCAGACCGGTGCGCCGGCGCGCGCAACCTTTATTGCGCCCGAACTCACCGGCCACGGGTTCAAGGTCTTTGCCCTGCGGCGACGGACGGATGGACCGGGAGAAGCGGCTGCCTCACCGTTCATCGCCACCGGCGGCGGCATTGAAAACCACTACTACCGAATCTCGGTCGACGATGACGGTGCACTGAGCATAACGGACAAGGAGACCGACCTCGTACTGCAGCGCTGCAACTGGTTCGTGGACGAAGGCGATCGCGGCGATGAATACAACTTCGACCCGCTAGCGGCGCCGCAAGTGGTGATGGCTCCGGCGTCACGCCCGACGGTCACGATCGATACCGGCAATCCGGTGGTGGCGACGTTGATGGTCGATCAGACGTACCTCATCCCACGCAGACTCGAAGCGGACCGCGACACGCGTTCGAGCGAGTTGGTGCCGGTACCCATCACCACGCGAATCCGTCTCTACGCTGGCGTCAAGCGGGTGGACTTCGAAACCCTCATCGACAACACCGCCGCTGATCACCGGCTCCGGGTGCATTTCCAGACGCCGCTGACGGTGGGCTCCGCTTTCATGGAGCAGGCGTTTGGAGCAGTGGAGCGCGCCCTCGAGCTCGAGCCGGAGGGCAGTGTGGAGCGTCCGATCGGTACCGTGCCGCAGAAGACGTTCACCTGCATTCAGGACGGACAACGGGGGGTCGCGCTATTCAATCGTGGCATTCCTGAGGTTGAGGTATTCCGCGCCGACGGCGGAACGGAAATCGCCCTCACTTTGATTCGTGCTGTCGGGTGGCTGTCGCGGGGCGACCTGCGCTGGCGGAACGGACACGCGGGTCCCGGACTCGAAACTCCGGAGGCGCAGTCGCAGGGGCCGCACCGTTTCGAGTATGCGCTGACGACGTACAGCGGTGATTGGGAGTCGGCGGGCGTCGTCACACAGGCACACAACTTTGCCCATCCGCCCATTGCCCTCGTGACCGACGCGCGTCCCGGCTCACTGCCGGCGGGGGCGACGCTCTTTCGTTGCGAGAACCCGAACATCGTCGTGAGCGCGGTGACGCCGGCAAAGCGCAACGGGGCATATGTGGTCCGTTGCTACAACGCGTCATCGCGGGCGCAGACTGGCATCGTCGATTTCTTCCACGCCGGACGGGCTCGGGCGGTGAACTTTCTCGAGCGGCCGGTGCGGATCAGGATGCGCCGCTTACCTGATGGCGCACTGAGGTTGCAACTGCGCCCGTTTGAGATTGCGACTCTGCAGGTCAGCGGCGACTTCGTGAGTGATCGGCCGAGTGCCGTTAACCAGATAGAGTCATGATGCCAGTCCGTGACGGTTGTTCAGCAGTCGTCTCGGTGAACTGTGGCCGGCGAGAAGGCCGGCAGGCACACGGCTAGGTACTCGGCCCCGCCCGCCTCGGGTGTACTGTAGCGAATCCACTCTCCCGCTGGTGCGTGCACTGCCTGCCCGGTGCGAACTTCCAGCACACCTCCCCTCGTCTCCACGCGAAGCATCCCCGACGTAACCACCGTGAACTCGTCGAATTCCGGTTCTTGGCCCGGTTCTTCCCATCCCTGCGGGCTTTTCATGCGGGCGATGCTGACTCGCTCCGTCCCGCTGTTGACGCGCCCCACGAACTCCTCAATTCGCTTGGGCGGGTTCCCCGCGGCCTGAATGATAGTCGGCCTTTCGATCAGTGTGGCCATGTACTCAGTTCAGTACCCCATCGTGCCCAAGAAATCTTCGAGCCGGTTGAAGCGCATGTAGGGGTTGTGCCGCTTCTCCTCGCCAATGGTCGACGTGACGCGCTCGGCGTAGTTATGGCCAGGATAGAGAACCGTGTCGTCCGGCAGCTGCTTCAACTTGTTCACCAGGCTGTCGTACAGCTGCGCCGGATCACTGCCGGGGAGGTCGACGCGGCCACAGGAGCCGATGAACAGGGTGTCGCCGGAGATCAATCGGCCATCGACAAGGAAACACTGAGAGCCGGGGGTGTGTCCGGGGGTGTGCAACATGCGGATGCTGAGCTCGCCCAACTTGAGCTCCTCGGTTCCATCGGTCCGTACCAGATCGGAGGGCGAAAGGCCCGCAATG
The Candidatus Binatia bacterium genome window above contains:
- a CDS encoding glycoside hydrolase family 38 C-terminal domain-containing protein codes for the protein MHAEPQPETNMSLPVHLVVVPHTHWDREWYQPFQQFRSRLVRMIDRLLETLEGQPDFTHFHLDGQTIVLEDYLDIRPRNRARLRRLIRTGRIAVGPWYVLPDEFLVTGESLIRNLQIGHRLAAQFGAPLKVGYLPDQFGHIAQMPQILAGCGIDCAVVWRGVGADITRTLFTWEAPDGTSVFTVYLPHSGYSNGRSLPEAAGEMRERLAAIVAEQAPYRRVPSLLVMNGTDHQEAQATLPELLAVATRGREGLSCEIASLSSFIERARAEHGELQAHRGELRSPLRAHLLPGVTSMRVRQKQRDFYNVSRLERYAEPLATWADLTAQQPCNVRLTDFTDWAWNMAVQNHPHDSICGCSIDVVHRDMEYRFDQVEMVGEQVTRQALATLVQRLDTSRTAPDPALCVYNPNTAGPSAVRAEIYADPASSFVLQDERGNEIPIYLQAEAGEVLFAAELPPDEIRPHVLAIQTREFLGFFINDAAFQRQGDRLSVVLTMDRALRGRLDVPALRQQWLAMLDDPTLRIISARAQTGAPARATFIAPELTGHGFKVFALRRRTDGPGEAAASPFIATGGGIENHYYRISVDDDGALSITDKETDLVLQRCNWFVDEGDRGDEYNFDPLAAPQVVMAPASRPTVTIDTGNPVVATLMVDQTYLIPRRLEADRDTRSSELVPVPITTRIRLYAGVKRVDFETLIDNTAADHRLRVHFQTPLTVGSAFMEQAFGAVERALELEPEGSVERPIGTVPQKTFTCIQDGQRGVALFNRGIPEVEVFRADGGTEIALTLIRAVGWLSRGDLRWRNGHAGPGLETPEAQSQGPHRFEYALTTYSGDWESAGVVTQAHNFAHPPIALVTDARPGSLPAGATLFRCENPNIVVSAVTPAKRNGAYVVRCYNASSRAQTGIVDFFHAGRARAVNFLERPVRIRMRRLPDGALRLQLRPFEIATLQVSGDFVSDRPSAVNQIES
- a CDS encoding MBL fold metallo-hydrolase gives rise to the protein MLRMYLKQLQLGPMQNFVYVVADPITREAAVIDAAWDIDRIVQVIEQDDLRLKAALVTHFHPDHLGGDFMQHHIPGAAELLQHNLPIKVWVHKTEADFVGRIAGLSPSDLVRTDGTEELKLGELSIRMLHTPGHTPGSQCFLVDGRLISGDTLFIGSCGRVDLPGSDPAQLYDSLVNKLKQLPDDTVLYPGHNYAERVTSTIGEEKRHNPYMRFNRLEDFLGTMGY
- a CDS encoding cupin, yielding MATLIERPTIIQAAGNPPKRIEEFVGRVNSGTERVSIARMKSPQGWEEPGQEPEFDEFTVVTSGMLRVETRGGVLEVRTGQAVHAPAGEWIRYSTPEAGGAEYLAVCLPAFSPATVHRDDC